One Artemia franciscana unplaced genomic scaffold, ASM3288406v1 PGA_scaffold_75, whole genome shotgun sequence genomic window carries:
- the LOC136042201 gene encoding protein brunelleschi-like isoform X1, producing MRSAVSAILSAPSVDAVMSHPDYQQTAVDHASLLILVKHIGTRLSTKAYNKAYDRISKLNEIPLSDSQGIRRCIRFRYVKSYPVENNDWGDFQTHRRVLGLICVGQCSTTQEVSELSRLHESLKVKYSSTVYDSRCVLFGLHQDGTSYVPLAQSEEFHDDELDKPIDKHTQQKSIEPFSRGPMKESGRESRISPSGLKRLLSPQDIKKKLRPRSRSNSPEGAISPYRRLEIPPDLSSATEVCSVKSDVKEEVSQLDRQDINPGLESGHASICSPQLSLRSISSSNGGSNSTASQQNTRLLFYPSLELSSEIETDLLEFLNSLYWILESKRVNKSMEKIERVILLCAPFERRDVIGIDNDSKSRQKKKGRWKKHIGDLALQAGLPLEALELYNAACEILRSEKDFLWLAGALEGLASASVMFIYPDLKQHPVLQRVSSFCNSSTKRFDSTTRSLPTHLDVGEQRKPVKYCLSPDGIIDKYHEAIVHYTKFRNAGPIEAEASIKAVQVLIKQKKNLRASEFLQNVVFIHLQLSDDEKIHHMSALSNLYKSIGFYKKSSFFKRIAAMKCIASQNPQPNWNNCYNLLYEALPGYGISLDPNILSPMNRMGWVSLQVQLLQELISVAKRMGNFQLAVRHASLLLHALADVMNPSNLADLAKQVEALASNCECTTAPLVLANGTIVPPVNLLFIPLVKVFKVMNLPVHLRPQKITPGDTKPNGPFIYAAFQNGANNRNKDKSKVSFNLVAGEVCDVLISMFNPMPFELKVTEMQLLVDGVDFDSNNVDVTLPVGPAVHKVILTGIPRESGELIFTGYSSKLLGIRSQCKLKNIPHISEDQYTVRVIESLPVLNIVGENPRKSINPVNIPSSNGLGMSVVVYGGESCECNIMLFNNSTFPVDIVDLQLLTKFDKHTAMFTWSDGNLKSQLPIKPQSSASLTVYVHGNMDFLCLGGKHVDDPEFTSLVSTGVPNISFISGPGSLFSRLSGSAMASIPIGLRSQKSRRAESSLSLSSHRSGSSSKSSSSRMGRGTDLMSSESGRHVSIALRLNYSGGPGFAAGYTRSASVSISVEIVPSILVTKWDMMPSEMPDHVYLVLDILNVTQNEIEIQYAKTKCIAIEGGESCRIPVPVERCPLSKLEHLYTLDAQGELQPIDENEVNKICCEHLASLVDLSWVMNLNNNFDRANNGSGSVRELTGKANLNGIVCTPAMLSILRMYPVQFNISVNGESWSPEKGDVLATCGVPIRLAISISNKLNIPIISCKLKVQCCLDFDIGQSSLRLDGRLIILDGQSVFFKVLSPGEIYSHSCGICFLTPGKFKIEVQCSTDEKDGVSVGFESKSAVTHCWKFTPPIDVNVT from the exons ATGCGATCTGCG GTGAGTGCTATCCTTTCAGCACCAAGCGTAGACGCTGTCATGTCCCACCCTGATTACCAGCAGACTGCAGTAGATCATGCATCTCTGCTCATTCTGGTCAAACACATTGGAACTAGATTGTCTACAAAGGCCTATAATAAAGCCTATGATAGAATATCGAAGCTGAATGAAATACCATTGAGTGATTCTCAAGGGATTCGAAGATGTATTAGGTTTAGATATGTCAAGTCATATCCTGTTGAGAATAATGACTGGGGCGATTTTCAGACGCACAGAAGAGTTCTGGGACTAATTTGTGTTG gTCAGTGTTCGACTACTCAAGAAGTTAGCGAGCTAAGTCGGCTGCACGAATCTCTTAAAGTAAAATACTCATCAACTGTTTATGATTCTCGTTGTGTTCTTTTTGGACTTCATCAAGATGGCACTTCTTATGTTcctctagcccaaagtgaagaATTTCATGATGATGAACTGGACAAACCAATCGATAAACATACTCAACAAAAGAGTATAGAACCGTTTTCAAGAGGGCCAATGAAAGAATCAGGGCGTGAATCTAGAATAAGTCCGAGTGGGCTGAAAAGGCTTCTATCACCTCAagacataaaaaagaagctacGACCTAGAAGTAGGAGCAATAGCCCAGAAGGGGCTATTTCCCCATATAGGAGGTTGGAAATACCTCCCGATCTCTCATCTGCAACTGAAGTTTGTAGTGTCAAATCAGACGTCAAAGAGGAGGTAAGCCAACTGGACCGTCAAGACATTAATCCGGGCCTAGAAAGTGGTCATGCGTCTATTTGCTCGCCGCAGCTGAGTTTGAGAAGTATATCAAGCTCTAATGGTGGCAGCAACTCAACAGCATCTCAGCAGAATACCAGACTTCTATTCTATCCTTCATTGGAACTTAGTAGTGAGATTGAAACGGATCTActtgaatttttgaattcttTATATTGGATCTTGGAGTCGAAACGGGTAAACAAGTCTATGGAAAAGATTGAACGTGTTATATTGCTTTGTGCGCCTTTTGAAAGACGTGATGTTATTGGGATCGATAATGATTCGAAAAGCAGACAGAAAAAGAAAGGGCGTTGGAAGAAGCATATTGGTGATCTTGCATTACAGGCAGGTCTTCCGTTAGAAGCTTTAGAACTTTACAATGCGGCCTGTGAAATATTGAGAAGCGAAAAGGATTTTTTATGGCTTGCTGGTGCACTCGAAGGTCTTGCTTCTGCATCTGTGATGTTCATCTATCCAGATTTGAAACAACATCCAGTTTTACAGCGGGTCTCTTCATTCTGCAACAGTAGCACAAAACGTTTTGACAGCACTACGCGATCACTACCTACCCATCTTGATGTGGGCGAGCAAAGGAAACCTGTTAAATATTGTCTCTCGCCTGATGGAATCATTGATAAATATCATGAAGCTATTGTACATTATACAAAATTCAGAAACGCGGGACCTATAGAAGCTGAAGCTAGTATAAAAGCAGTCCAAGTTTTGATAAAACAGAAGAAGAATCTGCGAGCTTCTGAATTCCTTCAAAATGTGGTATTTATACACCTACAGCTAAGTGACGATGAAAAGATTCACCATATGTCTGCACTGTCAAACTTGTATAAAAGCATCGGCTTCTATAAAAAGTCGTCTTTTTTCAAACGGATTGCTGCTATGAAATGTATTGCTTCTCAAAATCCTCAACCAAATTGGAATAATTGCTACAACTTACTTTATGAGGCTTTACCAGGGTATGGCATCTCGCTTGATCCCAACATTCTTTCCCCAATGAACAGAATGGGATGGGTCTCATTGCAAGTTCAACTGCTTCAAGAATTGATTAGTGTAGCGAAGCGGATGGGTAATTTCCAGCTTGCTGTAAGACATGCTTCACTGCTTTTACATGCTTTAGCAGACGTCATGAATCCTTCAAACCTGGCTGATTTAGCCAAACAGGTTGAAGCATTAGCTTCTAATTGTGAATGTACTACAGCGCCTCTTGTTTTAGCAAATGGGACTATTGTCCCTCCGGTGAATCTGTTATTCATACCATTAGTGAAAGTCTTCAAAGTTATGAATTTGCCTGTTCATTTAAGGCCTCAAAAAATAACGCCAGGAGACACCAAACCAAATGGTCCTTTTATCTATGCTGCTTTCCAAAACGGTGCAAATAATCGGAATAAAGATAAATCGAAAGTGAGTTTTAATTTAGTTGCTGGTGAAGTCTGTGATGTCTTAATATCAATGTTCAATCCAATGCCATTTGAGTTAAAAGTAACAGAAATGCAGTTATTAGTAGATGGCGTTGATTTTGATTCCAATAATGTAGATGTCACTCTACCAGTTGGACCTGCAGTTCATAAAGTTATACTTACAGGGATCCCTCGTGAGTCTGGTGAGTTGATATTCACGGGGTATTCATCGAAACTGCTGGGTATTAGGAGTCAGTGCAAGTTGAAAAATATCCCTCATATATCTGAAGATCAGTATACTGTTAGAGTAATCGAATCTCTCCCTGTTTTGAACATAGTTGGTGAAAACCCTCGTAAGAGTATCAATCCAGTTAATATTCCGTCGAGTAATGGTCTGGGTATGTCTGTGGTGGTTTATGGAGGTGAATCCTGTGAGTGTAATATAATGCTGTTCAATAATAGTACATTCCCTGTTGATATTGTTGATTTGCAATTATTGACTAAATTTGACAAACACACAGCTATGTTTACATGGTCTGATGGCAACTTGAAATCGCAGTTACCTATTAAACCTCAAAGCTCAGCAAGTCTGACTGTCTATGTACATGGTAATATGGACTTCTTGTGTCTTGGTGGCAAGCATGTTGATGATCCTGAGTTCACAAGTCTTGTATCAACAGGTGTACCTAATATCTCATTTATATCCGGTCCTGGTTCTCTATTTTCAAGACTTAGTGGAAGTGCAATGGCATCAATACCTATAGGTCTTCGATCACAAAAATCTCGAAGAGCTGAATCATCATTATCATTATCATCCCATAGATCTGGGTCTAGTTCTAAATCTTCAAGTTCTCGTATGGGACGAGGAACTGACTTAATGTCTTCCGAAAGTGGAAGGCATGTTAGTATAGCGCTTCGATTGAACTATTCTGGTGGACCGGGTTTTGCTGCTGGGTATACCAGATCTGCTAGCGTATCTATATCAGTTGAAATTGTACCATCAATATTGGTTACCAAGTGGGATATGATGCCGAGTGAAATGCCAGACCACGTTTACTTGGTTCTAGATATATTGAATGTGACTCAAAATGAAATTGAGATACAGTATGCTAAAACTAAGTGCATAGCGATTGAAGGTGGTGAGTCTTGTAGGATACCAGTGCCAGTTGAACGCTGCCCCTTGAGTAAATTAGAACATTTGTATACCCTTGATGCTCAAGGAGAACTTCAACcaattgatgaaaatgaagtGAATAAAATTTGTTGTGAACATTTAGCATCTTTGGTTGATCTAAGCTGGGTgatgaatttaaataataattttgatagagcTAATAATGGAAGTGGAAGTGTCCGAGAATTGACAGGAAAAGCCAATTTGAACGGCATTGTTTGTACCCCTGCGATGCTGAGTATCCTCAGAATGTACCCTGTCCAGTTTA ATATTAGTGTTAATGGAGAGTCCTGGTCTCCAGAGAAGGGTGATGTACTAGCCACCTGTGGTGTTCCAATTCGTTTAGCTATTTCAATTTCAAACAAGTTGAATATTCCAATTATTTcctgtaaattgaaagttcagtGCTGCTTAGATTTTGATATTGGTCAAAGTTCTCTGAGACTGGATGGAAGACTTATAATTTTAGATGGGCagtcagtttttttcaaagtg
- the LOC136042201 gene encoding protein brunelleschi-like isoform X2 codes for MKESGRESRISPSGLKRLLSPQDIKKKLRPRSRSNSPEGAISPYRRLEIPPDLSSATEVCSVKSDVKEEVSQLDRQDINPGLESGHASICSPQLSLRSISSSNGGSNSTASQQNTRLLFYPSLELSSEIETDLLEFLNSLYWILESKRVNKSMEKIERVILLCAPFERRDVIGIDNDSKSRQKKKGRWKKHIGDLALQAGLPLEALELYNAACEILRSEKDFLWLAGALEGLASASVMFIYPDLKQHPVLQRVSSFCNSSTKRFDSTTRSLPTHLDVGEQRKPVKYCLSPDGIIDKYHEAIVHYTKFRNAGPIEAEASIKAVQVLIKQKKNLRASEFLQNVVFIHLQLSDDEKIHHMSALSNLYKSIGFYKKSSFFKRIAAMKCIASQNPQPNWNNCYNLLYEALPGYGISLDPNILSPMNRMGWVSLQVQLLQELISVAKRMGNFQLAVRHASLLLHALADVMNPSNLADLAKQVEALASNCECTTAPLVLANGTIVPPVNLLFIPLVKVFKVMNLPVHLRPQKITPGDTKPNGPFIYAAFQNGANNRNKDKSKVSFNLVAGEVCDVLISMFNPMPFELKVTEMQLLVDGVDFDSNNVDVTLPVGPAVHKVILTGIPRESGELIFTGYSSKLLGIRSQCKLKNIPHISEDQYTVRVIESLPVLNIVGENPRKSINPVNIPSSNGLGMSVVVYGGESCECNIMLFNNSTFPVDIVDLQLLTKFDKHTAMFTWSDGNLKSQLPIKPQSSASLTVYVHGNMDFLCLGGKHVDDPEFTSLVSTGVPNISFISGPGSLFSRLSGSAMASIPIGLRSQKSRRAESSLSLSSHRSGSSSKSSSSRMGRGTDLMSSESGRHVSIALRLNYSGGPGFAAGYTRSASVSISVEIVPSILVTKWDMMPSEMPDHVYLVLDILNVTQNEIEIQYAKTKCIAIEGGESCRIPVPVERCPLSKLEHLYTLDAQGELQPIDENEVNKICCEHLASLVDLSWVMNLNNNFDRANNGSGSVRELTGKANLNGIVCTPAMLSILRMYPVQFNISVNGESWSPEKGDVLATCGVPIRLAISISNKLNIPIISCKLKVQCCLDFDIGQSSLRLDGRLIILDGQSVFFKVLSPGEIYSHSCGICFLTPGKFKIEVQCSTDEKDGVSVGFESKSAVTHCWKFTPPIDVNVT; via the exons ATGAAAGAATCAGGGCGTGAATCTAGAATAAGTCCGAGTGGGCTGAAAAGGCTTCTATCACCTCAagacataaaaaagaagctacGACCTAGAAGTAGGAGCAATAGCCCAGAAGGGGCTATTTCCCCATATAGGAGGTTGGAAATACCTCCCGATCTCTCATCTGCAACTGAAGTTTGTAGTGTCAAATCAGACGTCAAAGAGGAGGTAAGCCAACTGGACCGTCAAGACATTAATCCGGGCCTAGAAAGTGGTCATGCGTCTATTTGCTCGCCGCAGCTGAGTTTGAGAAGTATATCAAGCTCTAATGGTGGCAGCAACTCAACAGCATCTCAGCAGAATACCAGACTTCTATTCTATCCTTCATTGGAACTTAGTAGTGAGATTGAAACGGATCTActtgaatttttgaattcttTATATTGGATCTTGGAGTCGAAACGGGTAAACAAGTCTATGGAAAAGATTGAACGTGTTATATTGCTTTGTGCGCCTTTTGAAAGACGTGATGTTATTGGGATCGATAATGATTCGAAAAGCAGACAGAAAAAGAAAGGGCGTTGGAAGAAGCATATTGGTGATCTTGCATTACAGGCAGGTCTTCCGTTAGAAGCTTTAGAACTTTACAATGCGGCCTGTGAAATATTGAGAAGCGAAAAGGATTTTTTATGGCTTGCTGGTGCACTCGAAGGTCTTGCTTCTGCATCTGTGATGTTCATCTATCCAGATTTGAAACAACATCCAGTTTTACAGCGGGTCTCTTCATTCTGCAACAGTAGCACAAAACGTTTTGACAGCACTACGCGATCACTACCTACCCATCTTGATGTGGGCGAGCAAAGGAAACCTGTTAAATATTGTCTCTCGCCTGATGGAATCATTGATAAATATCATGAAGCTATTGTACATTATACAAAATTCAGAAACGCGGGACCTATAGAAGCTGAAGCTAGTATAAAAGCAGTCCAAGTTTTGATAAAACAGAAGAAGAATCTGCGAGCTTCTGAATTCCTTCAAAATGTGGTATTTATACACCTACAGCTAAGTGACGATGAAAAGATTCACCATATGTCTGCACTGTCAAACTTGTATAAAAGCATCGGCTTCTATAAAAAGTCGTCTTTTTTCAAACGGATTGCTGCTATGAAATGTATTGCTTCTCAAAATCCTCAACCAAATTGGAATAATTGCTACAACTTACTTTATGAGGCTTTACCAGGGTATGGCATCTCGCTTGATCCCAACATTCTTTCCCCAATGAACAGAATGGGATGGGTCTCATTGCAAGTTCAACTGCTTCAAGAATTGATTAGTGTAGCGAAGCGGATGGGTAATTTCCAGCTTGCTGTAAGACATGCTTCACTGCTTTTACATGCTTTAGCAGACGTCATGAATCCTTCAAACCTGGCTGATTTAGCCAAACAGGTTGAAGCATTAGCTTCTAATTGTGAATGTACTACAGCGCCTCTTGTTTTAGCAAATGGGACTATTGTCCCTCCGGTGAATCTGTTATTCATACCATTAGTGAAAGTCTTCAAAGTTATGAATTTGCCTGTTCATTTAAGGCCTCAAAAAATAACGCCAGGAGACACCAAACCAAATGGTCCTTTTATCTATGCTGCTTTCCAAAACGGTGCAAATAATCGGAATAAAGATAAATCGAAAGTGAGTTTTAATTTAGTTGCTGGTGAAGTCTGTGATGTCTTAATATCAATGTTCAATCCAATGCCATTTGAGTTAAAAGTAACAGAAATGCAGTTATTAGTAGATGGCGTTGATTTTGATTCCAATAATGTAGATGTCACTCTACCAGTTGGACCTGCAGTTCATAAAGTTATACTTACAGGGATCCCTCGTGAGTCTGGTGAGTTGATATTCACGGGGTATTCATCGAAACTGCTGGGTATTAGGAGTCAGTGCAAGTTGAAAAATATCCCTCATATATCTGAAGATCAGTATACTGTTAGAGTAATCGAATCTCTCCCTGTTTTGAACATAGTTGGTGAAAACCCTCGTAAGAGTATCAATCCAGTTAATATTCCGTCGAGTAATGGTCTGGGTATGTCTGTGGTGGTTTATGGAGGTGAATCCTGTGAGTGTAATATAATGCTGTTCAATAATAGTACATTCCCTGTTGATATTGTTGATTTGCAATTATTGACTAAATTTGACAAACACACAGCTATGTTTACATGGTCTGATGGCAACTTGAAATCGCAGTTACCTATTAAACCTCAAAGCTCAGCAAGTCTGACTGTCTATGTACATGGTAATATGGACTTCTTGTGTCTTGGTGGCAAGCATGTTGATGATCCTGAGTTCACAAGTCTTGTATCAACAGGTGTACCTAATATCTCATTTATATCCGGTCCTGGTTCTCTATTTTCAAGACTTAGTGGAAGTGCAATGGCATCAATACCTATAGGTCTTCGATCACAAAAATCTCGAAGAGCTGAATCATCATTATCATTATCATCCCATAGATCTGGGTCTAGTTCTAAATCTTCAAGTTCTCGTATGGGACGAGGAACTGACTTAATGTCTTCCGAAAGTGGAAGGCATGTTAGTATAGCGCTTCGATTGAACTATTCTGGTGGACCGGGTTTTGCTGCTGGGTATACCAGATCTGCTAGCGTATCTATATCAGTTGAAATTGTACCATCAATATTGGTTACCAAGTGGGATATGATGCCGAGTGAAATGCCAGACCACGTTTACTTGGTTCTAGATATATTGAATGTGACTCAAAATGAAATTGAGATACAGTATGCTAAAACTAAGTGCATAGCGATTGAAGGTGGTGAGTCTTGTAGGATACCAGTGCCAGTTGAACGCTGCCCCTTGAGTAAATTAGAACATTTGTATACCCTTGATGCTCAAGGAGAACTTCAACcaattgatgaaaatgaagtGAATAAAATTTGTTGTGAACATTTAGCATCTTTGGTTGATCTAAGCTGGGTgatgaatttaaataataattttgatagagcTAATAATGGAAGTGGAAGTGTCCGAGAATTGACAGGAAAAGCCAATTTGAACGGCATTGTTTGTACCCCTGCGATGCTGAGTATCCTCAGAATGTACCCTGTCCAGTTTA ATATTAGTGTTAATGGAGAGTCCTGGTCTCCAGAGAAGGGTGATGTACTAGCCACCTGTGGTGTTCCAATTCGTTTAGCTATTTCAATTTCAAACAAGTTGAATATTCCAATTATTTcctgtaaattgaaagttcagtGCTGCTTAGATTTTGATATTGGTCAAAGTTCTCTGAGACTGGATGGAAGACTTATAATTTTAGATGGGCagtcagtttttttcaaagtg